A single Cryomorphaceae bacterium DNA region contains:
- a CDS encoding 6-carboxytetrahydropterin synthase: MAVVYIQRRERFSSAHQLFNPNWSVEKNEEVFGKCANENFHGHNFNLIATVKGEPNPETGFVINLVDLSRIMKDDIIEKVDHKNLNRDVDFMKHKMASTEILIIEFWKILAPKIEELGATLHKLRLEETENNFVEYYGE; encoded by the coding sequence ATGGCTGTAGTGTACATTCAGCGACGAGAGCGTTTTAGCTCTGCCCATCAACTTTTCAATCCGAATTGGTCGGTCGAAAAGAACGAAGAGGTCTTTGGTAAATGCGCCAATGAAAACTTCCACGGGCATAATTTCAATTTGATTGCCACCGTAAAAGGAGAGCCCAATCCCGAAACGGGCTTCGTGATCAACTTGGTAGATCTCAGTCGAATCATGAAAGATGACATCATCGAAAAGGTGGATCACAAAAATCTCAACCGCGATGTGGACTTCATGAAGCACAAGATGGCCTCGACAGAAATCCTTATCATTGAATTCTGGAAAATCCTAGCTCCCAAGATCGAAGAACTCGGTGCCACTTTGCATAAACTTCGGCTTGAAGAAACAGAAAACAACTTCGTAGAATACTATGGGGAATAA
- a CDS encoding ChaN family lipoprotein: MGNKIIALALFTAFALSSYAQPKASAWFTAEGKEVKYDKLKKDVLNADVILFGELHDNPICHWNQWELTDFLYRQIGSQLVLGMEMFETDQQLVLDEYMSGMMSERSFKGQTHFWPNYGTDYRPVVEYAKENGIRLIASNVPRRYANIVYLKGMDALDSLPEAARQYFPPGDMPLDTNLTSYREMLEMGMGHGGWDMIKAQAMKDWTMAWSIHENLKPGQKFVHFHGTFHSKYREGITWYLQQMNPDLKILVIASVEQPEVNELNEEFIGEGDYIIAIPETMTKTH, translated from the coding sequence ATGGGGAATAAAATAATCGCCCTCGCCCTATTCACTGCATTCGCCTTGAGCAGTTATGCGCAACCAAAAGCCTCTGCTTGGTTTACGGCCGAAGGCAAAGAAGTCAAGTACGACAAACTGAAAAAAGACGTATTGAATGCGGATGTCATTCTCTTTGGGGAGCTTCATGACAACCCCATTTGTCATTGGAATCAGTGGGAACTTACCGACTTCCTTTACCGTCAAATTGGATCTCAGTTGGTTTTGGGCATGGAAATGTTTGAGACCGATCAACAACTCGTTCTCGATGAATACATGAGTGGAATGATGTCCGAAAGAAGCTTTAAAGGACAAACTCATTTCTGGCCCAATTATGGGACTGACTACAGACCTGTAGTGGAATATGCGAAGGAGAACGGCATACGCCTTATTGCGTCGAATGTACCTCGGCGATATGCCAACATCGTGTACCTAAAAGGAATGGACGCTTTGGATTCGCTTCCAGAGGCTGCTCGGCAGTACTTTCCACCAGGAGATATGCCTTTGGACACCAACTTGACCAGCTATCGCGAAATGCTTGAAATGGGAATGGGTCATGGCGGATGGGACATGATTAAAGCACAGGCCATGAAGGATTGGACCATGGCCTGGAGCATTCATGAAAACTTGAAGCCCGGTCAAAAATTCGTCCACTTTCACGGAACATTTCACAGCAAATACCGCGAGGGGATTACATGGTACTTGCAGCAAATGAATCCAGATCTCAAGATACTAGTCATCGCTTCCGTCGAACAACCAGAGGTGAATGAATTGAACGAAGAATTTATTGGTGAGGGTGATTACATTATTGCCATTCCCGAAACAATGACGAAAACTCATTAA
- the fabD gene encoding ACP S-malonyltransferase, with translation MKAFVFPGQGAQFVGMGQDLYDRGGTLRDRFEQANDILGFRITDIMFSGTDEELKQTKVTQPAIFLHSVIAAEAMGVAFDPDMTAGHSLGEFSALVASKAMNFEDGLKLVSQRAMAMQAACEAQPSTMAAILGLDDQVVEDLCDKTDGVVVPANYNCPGQLVISGAYPAVEAACEKMKEAGARRALILPVGGAFHSPLMEPAREQLAAAIEATDFSDPICPVYQNVPAAAVSDAQTIQENLVAQLTAPVKWTQSVQAMVADGATDFVEVGPGKVLQGLVKKIHREANVSSFSLD, from the coding sequence ATGAAAGCATTTGTATTTCCAGGGCAAGGGGCCCAATTTGTTGGAATGGGTCAAGACCTATACGATCGAGGCGGAACGCTAAGAGATCGCTTTGAGCAAGCCAATGATATCCTCGGGTTTCGTATTACGGACATCATGTTCTCGGGCACGGACGAGGAGCTCAAACAAACCAAGGTCACTCAACCTGCCATTTTCCTGCACAGTGTCATTGCCGCAGAAGCCATGGGAGTCGCTTTTGACCCAGACATGACGGCTGGTCACTCTCTAGGGGAGTTCAGCGCTTTGGTTGCCTCAAAGGCCATGAACTTTGAAGACGGATTGAAACTCGTTTCTCAACGAGCGATGGCCATGCAAGCCGCATGTGAAGCGCAGCCTTCTACGATGGCCGCCATTCTCGGACTGGACGATCAAGTCGTTGAAGACCTCTGTGACAAAACCGATGGGGTTGTTGTGCCAGCCAATTACAATTGCCCCGGTCAGCTCGTGATTTCTGGCGCCTATCCAGCCGTTGAAGCGGCCTGTGAAAAAATGAAGGAGGCAGGAGCTCGACGAGCACTAATTTTACCTGTAGGCGGTGCATTCCACTCACCACTAATGGAGCCAGCACGAGAACAACTCGCTGCGGCGATAGAGGCCACCGATTTCAGTGATCCTATTTGTCCTGTATATCAAAACGTCCCTGCAGCTGCTGTGAGCGATGCTCAAACCATTCAAGAAAACCTTGTGGCCCAATTAACTGCCCCGGTTAAATGGACACAAAGCGTACAAGCTATGGTAGCTGATGGTGCCACTGATTTTGTCGAGGTTGGACCAGGAAAAGTCCTCCAAGGCTTGGTGAAAAAGATTCACCGAGAAGCCAACGTATCCTCTTTTAGCCTCGATTAA
- the rfbB gene encoding dTDP-glucose 4,6-dehydratase, giving the protein MSDFKRTLLVTGGAGFIGSHVVRLMVNKYPDTLIVNLDALTYAGNLENLSDIDQAENYAFERIDINDSAALKDLFGRYNFDGVVHLAAESHVDRSISDPLAFVRTNVIGTVNLLNEAVDAWKGNYEGKRFYHISTDEVYGTLGDTGLFMETTPYDPNSPYSASKASSDHFVRAYGETYGLPYVVTNCSNNYGPNQFPEKLIPLFINNIRNNKTLPVYGDGKYTRDWLYVIDHARAIDLVYHEGLNGETYNIGGFNEWQNINLIKVLIKQMDEKLGRDPGTSEALITYVTDRPGHDRRYAIDANKIKNELGWEPSVTFEEGLSETIDWYLANEEWMNRVTSGDYQKYYDTMYEGR; this is encoded by the coding sequence ATGTCAGATTTTAAAAGAACTTTACTCGTGACCGGAGGAGCTGGTTTCATCGGCTCACACGTTGTTCGGTTAATGGTCAACAAGTACCCCGATACCCTTATTGTCAACCTCGATGCCCTTACGTATGCAGGGAATCTCGAGAACCTCAGTGATATTGATCAAGCCGAGAACTATGCCTTTGAACGCATTGACATCAACGACAGTGCTGCCTTAAAGGACTTGTTTGGACGATACAATTTTGACGGAGTAGTTCATTTGGCGGCAGAAAGTCATGTGGACCGAAGTATTAGCGACCCTCTTGCTTTTGTTCGTACCAACGTCATTGGGACGGTCAACCTTTTGAATGAAGCCGTTGACGCTTGGAAAGGAAACTATGAAGGCAAGCGTTTTTATCATATTTCCACGGATGAGGTATACGGTACCTTAGGAGATACAGGTCTCTTCATGGAAACAACTCCCTATGATCCTAACTCTCCGTATTCTGCGAGTAAGGCCAGCAGCGATCATTTCGTTCGAGCCTATGGCGAGACATACGGCTTGCCCTACGTGGTAACCAATTGCTCCAATAATTACGGGCCTAACCAGTTTCCGGAGAAACTGATTCCGCTGTTCATCAACAACATTCGCAACAATAAAACCCTACCGGTCTACGGAGATGGTAAGTACACCCGGGATTGGCTTTATGTCATAGATCATGCTCGTGCAATTGACTTGGTCTATCACGAAGGGCTGAATGGTGAAACGTACAATATTGGCGGGTTTAACGAGTGGCAAAACATCAACCTGATCAAGGTGCTCATCAAGCAAATGGATGAGAAACTTGGGCGTGATCCCGGGACTTCCGAAGCCTTGATAACCTATGTCACGGACAGACCTGGCCATGATCGCCGCTATGCGATTGATGCCAATAAAATCAAGAATGAGCTTGGTTGGGAACCGTCCGTAACTTTTGAGGAAGGGTTGTCTGAGACCATAGATTGGTATCTGGCGAATGAAGAGTGGATGAATCGAGTGACTTCAGGGGACTATCAGAAGTACTACGATACAATGTACGAGGGCCGTTAA
- the galE gene encoding UDP-glucose 4-epimerase GalE, translating into MGAKILVTGGLGYIGSHTCVSLIERGYEPLVIDNLSESDYEVKGRIEKIVGREIQFEQVEMCNIVELEELFERHPDIQGVIHFAAFLLVNESVDNPIKYYENNLISTMNLLKCMDRNSVCPIVFSSSCTVYGNPDELPVSENAAVKEAESPYGNTKKIGEDILKDFSRTCDVDVISLRYFNPIGAHETSIIGEFQDGEPHHLVPYITETAVGKREFLRVFGGDYDTRDGSCVRDYIHVMDIADAHILAVQRLIDKKNEGDFEVFNLGSGDGSTVLEMINAFESATGISIAYEIADRRAGDVEAVYADISKAREILGWEPKRSLEEMLASAWNFEESLKKQG; encoded by the coding sequence ATGGGTGCGAAGATCTTGGTTACAGGAGGTTTGGGATACATTGGTTCACATACCTGCGTATCCTTGATCGAGCGGGGCTACGAGCCACTTGTTATCGACAACTTGAGTGAATCCGACTACGAGGTTAAAGGGCGGATAGAGAAAATTGTGGGTCGTGAGATTCAATTTGAGCAAGTAGAGATGTGCAATATTGTGGAGCTCGAAGAATTGTTTGAGCGTCATCCCGACATTCAAGGGGTTATCCACTTTGCTGCTTTCCTATTGGTCAATGAATCGGTAGACAATCCGATTAAGTACTACGAGAACAATTTGATTTCGACCATGAATCTCTTAAAGTGCATGGATCGCAATTCCGTTTGTCCAATCGTCTTCAGTTCTAGTTGTACGGTTTATGGGAATCCCGACGAATTACCGGTAAGTGAAAACGCTGCGGTCAAAGAAGCGGAATCACCTTACGGGAACACCAAGAAAATAGGTGAGGACATCTTGAAAGACTTCAGCCGAACGTGCGATGTAGACGTGATTTCCTTGAGGTATTTCAATCCGATTGGAGCACATGAGACCTCGATCATCGGAGAGTTTCAAGACGGAGAACCCCATCACTTAGTACCTTACATTACGGAGACAGCTGTGGGTAAGAGAGAGTTCCTCCGGGTGTTTGGTGGAGACTACGATACGCGTGACGGATCCTGTGTACGTGATTATATCCATGTTATGGACATCGCGGATGCACATATTCTGGCTGTGCAGCGACTCATCGATAAAAAGAACGAGGGTGACTTCGAGGTATTTAATCTTGGATCGGGCGATGGATCAACGGTATTGGAGATGATCAACGCATTTGAGTCGGCAACGGGAATCTCGATTGCCTATGAGATTGCGGATCGTAGAGCCGGTGATGTTGAAGCAGTTTATGCAGATATCTCCAAAGCCCGAGAAATACTCGGATGGGAACCAAAGCGTTCCTTAGAAGAGATGCTGGCCTCGGCTTGGAACTTTGAAGAATCACTGAAAAAACAAGGATAG
- a CDS encoding SDR family oxidoreductase, with protein MARVLITGAAGFLGSHLCDRFLAEGHEVVAMDNLITGDLRNIEHLMHRDDFEFYHHDVSKFVHVSGDLDYILHFASPASPIDYLKIPIQTLKVGSLGIYHLLGLAKEKDARLLIASTSEVYGDPLVHPQREDYWGNVNPVGPRGVYDEAKRFQEAITMAYHTFHGLETRIVRIFNTYGPRMRLNDGRVLPAFIGQALRGEDLTVFGDGSQTRSFCYVDDLVEGIYRLLLSDCADPVNIGNPDEITILDFAEEIIKLTGTSQKIVFKGLPTDDPKVRQPDITKAREILGWEPKVSRAEGLKITYEYFKSLPKERLNETAHYNFDKYIKR; from the coding sequence ATGGCTAGAGTACTAATTACCGGGGCCGCGGGCTTCTTGGGCAGTCATTTGTGCGATCGTTTTTTGGCCGAAGGCCATGAGGTGGTAGCAATGGATAACCTTATTACTGGAGACTTAAGGAACATCGAGCACTTGATGCATCGAGATGATTTTGAGTTTTATCATCACGACGTCAGTAAGTTCGTCCACGTCAGTGGAGATTTAGATTACATTCTTCACTTTGCTTCTCCAGCCAGCCCGATTGACTATTTGAAGATTCCTATTCAAACCCTAAAAGTGGGTTCCTTGGGGATTTACCATTTGCTCGGATTGGCAAAAGAAAAGGATGCTCGATTGCTCATTGCTTCGACCTCTGAGGTATATGGTGATCCTTTGGTTCATCCGCAACGAGAGGACTACTGGGGGAATGTAAATCCAGTAGGGCCCCGCGGTGTATACGATGAGGCAAAGCGTTTTCAAGAAGCCATTACAATGGCTTATCACACTTTTCATGGATTAGAGACGCGCATCGTTCGCATCTTTAATACCTATGGTCCTCGAATGCGTCTCAATGATGGTCGGGTTTTACCCGCCTTCATTGGTCAAGCATTGCGCGGTGAAGATCTAACGGTTTTCGGTGATGGTTCTCAAACCCGAAGCTTCTGTTATGTCGATGATTTAGTGGAAGGGATTTACCGATTATTGCTCAGCGATTGTGCTGATCCCGTAAACATCGGTAACCCTGACGAGATCACCATCCTAGATTTCGCGGAGGAAATCATCAAGTTAACAGGTACGTCTCAGAAAATTGTGTTCAAAGGTCTCCCAACGGATGATCCAAAAGTCCGGCAGCCGGACATCACCAAAGCGAGAGAAATTCTGGGATGGGAGCCCAAGGTGAGTAGAGCGGAAGGTTTGAAAATAACCTACGAGTACTTTAAAAGCTTGCCGAAAGAGCGCTTGAACGAGACCGCACACTACAACTTTGACAAATACATTAAACGATAG